One Streptomyces sp. L2 genomic window carries:
- a CDS encoding non-canonical purine NTP pyrophosphatase, giving the protein MTPPPPAGVLIATTNPFKVERWRRVLQGVTSLVLPGDLHLSLTVEEHAATTTENARAKALAWHHYASPIPVLADDLGLFIQALNGRPGALMKTWDGQIPESATESERMTVLAQTVRDLTDTTCYLETTVAVATSSGRIGHRTLRQHGRIDKTCTLLPHTQGPLLERVFIFDGYDTSWLDMAASQQREVDARLRREVTELLDLHAGEVPAPFGKRAAAPVTADGSARRGTRR; this is encoded by the coding sequence ATGACCCCTCCGCCACCGGCCGGAGTGCTGATCGCCACCACCAATCCGTTCAAAGTTGAACGATGGCGCAGAGTTCTCCAGGGCGTAACCTCACTCGTGCTTCCGGGCGATCTCCACTTGTCGCTGACAGTTGAAGAACACGCCGCAACGACGACAGAGAACGCCCGGGCGAAAGCCCTCGCATGGCACCATTACGCCTCACCCATACCGGTCCTCGCCGACGACCTCGGACTCTTCATACAAGCCCTGAATGGCCGCCCCGGCGCGCTCATGAAAACCTGGGACGGCCAGATCCCGGAATCAGCCACCGAATCCGAGCGCATGACCGTCCTCGCCCAGACAGTACGCGATCTCACCGACACCACGTGCTATCTGGAGACCACGGTCGCGGTAGCGACCTCCTCCGGCCGCATAGGGCATCGAACACTGCGACAACACGGCCGGATCGACAAAACTTGCACTCTCCTTCCCCATACCCAAGGACCACTCCTGGAAAGGGTATTCATCTTCGACGGCTATGACACATCCTGGCTCGACATGGCCGCCAGCCAGCAGCGAGAAGTCGACGCACGGCTGCGCAGAGAAGTGACCGAGTTGCTCGACCTCCATGCGGGCGAGGTTCCGGCCCCCTTCGGCAAGCGAGCAGCCGCCCCAGTGACCGCAGACGGGAGCGCCCGGAGGGGGACCCGCCGCTGA